In one Polaribacter sp. ALD11 genomic region, the following are encoded:
- a CDS encoding S41 family peptidase translates to MKIFNLKKKTVVLLLIGTIFLTYSFKSKFFEVAKQIEIYNTLFKELNMYYVDEINPAEFTNKAIKNTLKDLDPYTNFYNEQDVETAKIRRAGEYGGIGVVVFYTKKGIEISEVYKGFSADKAGLKAGDIIVSVDNQSIKNMERDQLSMFLKGTPDSKFSIEVERQGNILKKEITRDKVVINPVPFAEMIDEETGYITLTRFNEKASSEVKKAYRKLKKQGMTKLVFDLRYNPGGSLLESIRISNFFLPKGKKIVSTKAKIKKWSNTYNTKEEPLDLEIPIVVLINERSASASEIVSGSLQDYDRAVIMGKRSFGKGLVQRYRELMYGTQLKLTISKYYTPSGRCIQELDYENRDRKTGVVPKFSDKGINAFKTANGRTVYDGGGVMPDIEINTSNRNETTEELLNTKAIFNFATRYFYENPTLDSLDNFNFKNSVFDDFSAYLKIDTTFVTAQESLFKKAFLASKENNILREYNQIREKLAEDKITEISKNKDIISVLIKAEILERYFYKEGVYMHNLKYDKTIYEAVILLKNEDKYDKVLSGK, encoded by the coding sequence ATGAAAATATTCAACCTTAAAAAGAAAACCGTTGTTTTATTATTGATAGGAACTATTTTTCTAACCTATTCTTTTAAATCGAAGTTTTTTGAAGTTGCAAAACAAATAGAGATTTACAATACATTATTTAAAGAACTAAATATGTATTATGTAGATGAAATTAATCCTGCAGAATTTACAAATAAAGCAATTAAAAACACGCTTAAAGACTTAGATCCGTACACTAATTTTTACAATGAACAAGATGTAGAAACTGCAAAAATAAGAAGAGCAGGAGAATATGGCGGCATTGGAGTTGTGGTTTTTTACACCAAAAAAGGCATTGAAATAAGTGAAGTTTACAAAGGGTTTTCTGCGGATAAAGCAGGTTTAAAAGCCGGTGATATTATTGTTTCCGTAGACAACCAATCTATAAAAAATATGGAAAGAGACCAACTTTCTATGTTTTTAAAAGGAACACCAGATAGTAAATTTTCTATTGAAGTTGAAAGACAGGGGAATATTCTAAAAAAAGAAATAACTCGAGACAAAGTTGTTATCAATCCTGTGCCATTCGCAGAAATGATAGATGAAGAAACAGGGTATATTACGTTAACTCGTTTTAATGAAAAAGCGTCTTCTGAAGTAAAAAAAGCCTACAGAAAATTAAAGAAACAAGGAATGACCAAGCTTGTTTTTGATCTTCGTTACAACCCTGGAGGCTCTTTATTAGAATCGATTAGAATTTCTAATTTCTTTTTACCTAAAGGAAAAAAAATAGTTAGCACAAAGGCTAAAATAAAAAAGTGGAGCAACACGTATAATACTAAAGAAGAACCGTTAGATTTAGAAATACCTATTGTTGTTTTAATAAATGAACGTTCTGCATCGGCATCTGAAATTGTAAGTGGTTCTCTGCAAGATTATGACAGGGCTGTAATTATGGGAAAACGTTCTTTTGGAAAAGGTTTAGTGCAACGTTACAGAGAATTAATGTATGGTACGCAATTGAAATTAACAATTTCTAAATATTACACACCAAGCGGAAGATGTATTCAAGAATTAGATTATGAAAACAGAGATCGTAAAACAGGAGTGGTTCCTAAGTTTTCTGATAAAGGAATTAATGCTTTTAAGACGGCGAATGGTAGAACTGTTTATGATGGAGGAGGTGTAATGCCTGATATTGAGATTAACACATCAAACAGAAACGAAACTACAGAAGAGTTACTAAATACGAAAGCAATTTTTAATTTTGCAACGCGTTATTTTTATGAGAACCCAACTCTTGATAGTTTAGATAATTTCAATTTTAAAAATTCAGTTTTTGATGATTTTTCAGCATATTTAAAAATTGATACCACTTTTGTGACAGCCCAAGAGTCTTTATTTAAAAAAGCTTTTTTAGCTTCCAAAGAAAATAACATTCTAAGAGAATATAATCAAATAAGAGAGAAATTAGCAGAAGATAAAATTACAGAAATATCAAAAAATAAAGATATTATTTCAGTTTTAATAAAAGCAGAAATTTTAGAAAGGTATTTTTATAAAGAGGGTGTTTATATGCACAACTTAAAGTACGATAAAACGATCTATGAAGCAGTTATTTTGTTGAAAAATGAAGATAAATACGATAAGGTTTTATCAGGGAAATAG
- the rnpA gene encoding ribonuclease P protein component produces the protein MRNTLGKQERLKSKKLIEKLYSEGNSVKTFPLRMMYVQTKHTSDFPCQVGVSVAKRNFKKAPDRNRLKRLMRETYRLQKQIVYNNLEEPYVFMISYIGRDEINYEELYLKMEKLLTLFINKTKNTADENIQP, from the coding sequence ATGAGAAATACGCTAGGAAAACAAGAACGTCTAAAAAGTAAGAAGTTAATAGAAAAGCTTTATTCGGAAGGGAATTCTGTAAAAACTTTTCCTTTAAGAATGATGTATGTTCAAACTAAACATACATCAGATTTTCCTTGTCAGGTTGGTGTTTCTGTAGCAAAAAGGAATTTTAAAAAGGCTCCAGATAGAAATCGTTTAAAAAGATTGATGCGAGAAACGTATCGTTTACAAAAACAAATTGTCTACAATAATTTAGAAGAACCCTACGTTTTTATGATTTCGTATATTGGGAGAGATGAGATTAATTATGAAGAATTGTACTTAAAAATGGAGAAGCTATTAACGCTATTTATCAATAAAACAAAAAATACAGCAGATGAAAATATTCAACCTTAA
- a CDS encoding acyl-CoA dehydrogenase family protein: MKPDLFQAPDYYNIDDLLSEEHKLVRDAARDWVKRDVTPIIEEYAQKAEFPTQIIAGLAEIGAFGPYIPEEYGGAGLDQISYGLIMQEIERGDSGVRSTASVQSSLVMYPIFTYGNEAQRKKYLPKLASGEWMGCFGLTEPNHGSNPSGMETNFKDKGDHYLLNGAKMWISNAPFAQVAVVWAKNEEGRIHGLIVERGMEGFSTPETHNKWSLRASSTGELIFDNVKVPKENLLPNKSGLGAPLGCLDSARYGIAWGAIGAAMDCYDTALRYSKEREQFGRPIGQFQLQQKKLAEMITEITKAQLLAWRLGTLKNEGKATSAQISMAKRNNVDMALKVAREARQMLGGMGISGEYSIMRHMMNLESVITYEGTHDIHLLITGLDVTGLNAFK; encoded by the coding sequence ATGAAACCCGACTTATTCCAAGCTCCAGATTATTATAATATAGACGACTTATTATCCGAAGAACACAAATTAGTACGAGATGCTGCTCGTGATTGGGTAAAGCGAGATGTTACACCTATTATTGAAGAATATGCCCAAAAAGCAGAGTTTCCAACGCAAATTATTGCTGGTTTAGCAGAAATTGGTGCTTTTGGTCCTTATATTCCAGAAGAATATGGCGGCGCAGGTTTAGATCAGATTTCTTATGGTTTAATTATGCAAGAAATAGAAAGAGGAGATTCTGGTGTGCGTTCTACCGCCTCGGTACAATCTTCTTTGGTGATGTATCCTATTTTCACTTACGGAAATGAAGCACAACGAAAAAAATATTTACCAAAATTAGCTTCTGGAGAATGGATGGGGTGTTTCGGATTAACAGAACCTAATCATGGTTCTAATCCGTCTGGAATGGAAACTAATTTTAAAGATAAAGGCGATCATTATTTATTAAATGGTGCAAAAATGTGGATTTCTAACGCACCATTTGCACAAGTTGCGGTTGTTTGGGCAAAGAATGAAGAAGGTAGAATTCATGGATTAATTGTAGAAAGAGGAATGGAAGGTTTTTCGACTCCTGAAACACATAATAAATGGTCTCTTCGTGCTTCTTCTACAGGTGAATTAATTTTTGACAATGTAAAAGTGCCAAAAGAAAATTTATTGCCAAATAAATCTGGACTTGGAGCACCGTTAGGTTGTTTAGATTCTGCAAGATATGGTATTGCTTGGGGCGCAATTGGTGCTGCAATGGATTGTTATGATACAGCTTTAAGATATTCTAAAGAACGTGAGCAATTTGGCAGACCAATAGGACAGTTTCAATTACAACAAAAGAAATTAGCAGAAATGATAACCGAAATTACCAAAGCACAATTGTTGGCTTGGAGATTAGGTACTTTAAAAAATGAAGGAAAAGCAACCTCTGCTCAAATTTCTATGGCAAAACGAAACAATGTAGACATGGCTTTAAAAGTTGCTAGAGAAGCAAGACAAATGCTAGGCGGAATGGGAATTTCTGGCGAGTATTCTATTATGCGTCACATGATGAATTTAGAAAGTGTTATTACCTATGAAGGTACCCACGATATTCACCTTTTAATTACCGGTTTAGATGTTACTGGTTTAAATGCTTTTAAGTAA
- a CDS encoding two-component regulator propeller domain-containing protein produces the protein MKTNILLCLLILSFNLLFGQKIKFKPLTTKEGLTNNSVKDLISDKDGRLWIATWDGLNIYDGNRISSFKHQQNNPLSIAGNIIIRFQKDKNDTIWMLTNNKSISIYKGNGVFKNYYLENQPKDITLSKTGYLVIIYEKTFFRLDKGKLIPINESEIENSDSIAPLEKYLLKKHTALVINDVLKDDEGNIWYATRKNGLYIIPNTTDNVDNNRIDHYIYDQYSPYSFTSNEIEKLYQDDFGNIWLGHKDGGVSMAYKNSEKITTIIPHPLNFPHLPNETIRAITKDSESKIWLGYYTKGLFFFSNKTKCFLPYTISEAKNNDDLNRIRSLYTDSSGTIWVGTYAGIIRIDKKGYKLYNAEIINAFPDNRNYAFYEDAQKQLWIACWGGLAKFNLTNNAFETYKYQEQLTSFNIRHFIIEEDLIAIATEEKGVLFFDKQKGVIKQITTNEGILGNSIYNIYYDKKTKYYWIATLGGVSIYNLEKGIIKNITEKEGLPSHMVYGLLPNNDKIWISTTKGVAFINKLNYNVSSLSPDQGWQAEEFSEGAAYQDQKGMLYFGGINGLSYLQPNVYNQPNYLPKLKIVINDDENFGSVLKKEYTDNSLTISINSIEFSNTKSPVFYKLEGIDSSWIRLDDDKIFYENIPSGTYNFFTKIRDFEHTKKNVFQLHIEKPFYKTLLFYLSVLVICCLLITLFILRKNIVSKKHQKELENKIIKRTTIIENQKKNLVEVNRNLEEKNKEILNQKETVLALHHQIKNKDFEVDKFKTFVLSSFKPKLSKMLAQIQQLEKTAVSNLLHLETIGLVQLISEWDYLNQVKDLGSLKPSQIHFKNFITNLYEQVHSEKTTTKAVFKYVNNTDTDIIQMDVLRFRLLFQYLLNDILKFTEDNDELTVTCELTLNTILLKVETTSYLLEEEWHNIQQFSPNYKAAEILLNDLEGKLSRTNASSFELSVNIPIKTFLKEEPAFGKVILKHLYQKENISKEIPVTLVLCKEEDANLVYQLVKHDDFQLVFEHDIQSMYSAIQNLAVQSFILYNIPFTHECEQLLKHHKVQQFPVIYIAEQVDFIFEEQALDAGINTVIHLPVSVDFIHKKIMALIHQYQSQYQSKIAILRNNLEKKPILNLQEKIVKQGMEIIKNQLGNSEFNVDKLITALEISRTKCYRVFKKVMHQSPSDIIMNLRLQKAEQLLVLGHLNISEISFECGFNDPKYFSRLFKKHFDESPKSFQKRKTNNDIL, from the coding sequence ATGAAAACAAATATTCTTTTATGTCTTTTAATTTTATCCTTTAATTTACTTTTTGGGCAAAAAATTAAATTTAAACCCTTAACAACAAAAGAAGGTCTAACAAACAATTCTGTAAAAGATTTAATAAGCGATAAAGATGGTCGTTTATGGATTGCTACTTGGGACGGTTTAAATATCTATGATGGTAATCGCATCAGTTCATTCAAACATCAACAAAATAATCCTTTAAGTATTGCAGGTAACATTATTATTAGATTTCAAAAGGATAAGAATGATACTATTTGGATGCTAACGAACAATAAATCGATAAGTATTTATAAAGGAAATGGTGTTTTCAAAAATTATTATTTAGAAAATCAACCTAAAGATATTACACTTTCTAAAACAGGGTATTTAGTTATTATTTATGAGAAAACATTTTTTAGACTAGATAAAGGAAAGCTAATACCTATTAATGAAAGTGAAATTGAAAATAGCGATTCAATAGCTCCTTTAGAAAAGTATCTTTTAAAAAAACATACAGCGCTGGTTATAAATGATGTTCTTAAAGATGATGAAGGAAATATTTGGTATGCTACGCGTAAAAATGGGTTGTATATAATTCCTAATACAACAGATAATGTCGATAATAACCGTATTGATCATTATATATACGACCAGTATTCTCCTTATAGTTTTACAAGTAATGAAATTGAAAAACTGTATCAAGATGATTTTGGAAACATTTGGTTAGGACATAAAGATGGAGGAGTAAGTATGGCTTATAAAAACTCTGAAAAAATAACAACAATAATACCACATCCTTTAAATTTTCCTCATTTACCAAACGAAACTATACGTGCTATAACAAAAGATAGTGAAAGTAAAATATGGCTTGGGTATTATACAAAAGGACTCTTCTTTTTTAGCAATAAAACGAAATGTTTTTTACCATACACAATATCTGAAGCAAAAAATAATGACGATTTAAATCGTATTAGAAGTTTATATACAGATTCTAGTGGCACTATATGGGTTGGTACTTATGCGGGCATTATACGTATAGATAAAAAAGGGTATAAATTATACAATGCAGAAATAATTAATGCTTTTCCAGATAATAGAAATTATGCTTTCTATGAAGATGCACAAAAACAATTATGGATTGCATGTTGGGGAGGTTTAGCAAAATTTAACCTTACTAATAACGCGTTTGAAACGTATAAATATCAAGAACAATTAACTTCCTTTAATATTCGTCATTTTATTATAGAAGAAGACCTAATAGCAATTGCAACCGAAGAAAAAGGAGTATTATTTTTTGATAAACAGAAAGGGGTAATAAAGCAAATAACTACAAATGAGGGTATATTAGGAAATAGTATATATAATATCTATTATGATAAAAAAACTAAATATTATTGGATAGCCACATTAGGAGGCGTTAGTATTTATAATTTAGAGAAAGGTATTATAAAAAACATTACCGAAAAGGAAGGACTTCCAAGTCACATGGTATATGGTTTGCTTCCTAATAATGATAAAATATGGATAAGCACAACTAAAGGTGTTGCTTTTATAAATAAACTTAATTATAATGTATCTAGTCTTTCTCCCGATCAGGGATGGCAAGCAGAAGAATTTTCAGAAGGAGCGGCATATCAAGACCAAAAAGGAATGCTTTATTTTGGCGGAATAAACGGACTGAGTTATCTACAGCCTAATGTATACAACCAGCCAAATTATTTGCCCAAGCTAAAAATTGTTATCAATGATGATGAAAATTTTGGCAGCGTATTAAAAAAAGAATACACAGATAATAGTCTTACTATTTCTATCAACTCAATTGAATTTTCAAATACTAAATCTCCTGTTTTTTATAAACTAGAAGGTATAGATAGCTCTTGGATTAGACTGGATGATGACAAAATATTTTATGAAAATATTCCGTCAGGAACATATAATTTTTTTACTAAAATTAGAGATTTTGAGCACACAAAAAAGAACGTGTTTCAACTTCATATAGAGAAACCTTTTTATAAGACACTCTTATTTTATCTTTCGGTATTAGTAATATGTTGTCTTTTAATAACATTGTTTATCCTAAGAAAAAATATAGTTTCAAAAAAGCATCAAAAAGAATTAGAAAATAAAATAATAAAAAGAACGACTATCATAGAAAATCAGAAAAAAAACTTGGTAGAAGTTAATAGAAATCTTGAGGAAAAGAACAAAGAAATTCTTAATCAAAAAGAAACCGTTTTAGCATTGCATCATCAAATTAAAAACAAAGATTTTGAGGTAGATAAATTTAAAACCTTTGTACTTTCTTCTTTTAAACCAAAGCTTTCTAAGATGCTTGCTCAAATTCAACAATTAGAGAAAACAGCAGTTAGTAATTTGTTACATCTAGAAACAATTGGCCTCGTGCAATTAATTTCTGAATGGGATTATCTAAACCAAGTAAAAGATTTAGGTAGTTTGAAGCCGAGTCAAATTCATTTTAAAAATTTTATTACTAATTTATACGAACAAGTTCATTCAGAAAAAACAACAACAAAAGCAGTCTTTAAGTATGTTAATAATACGGATACAGATATAATTCAAATGGACGTATTAAGGTTTCGGTTATTGTTTCAATATTTACTAAACGACATTCTTAAATTCACAGAAGATAATGACGAGTTAACAGTAACTTGCGAATTAACGTTAAATACTATTTTATTAAAAGTTGAAACAACAAGTTATTTATTAGAAGAAGAATGGCATAATATTCAGCAATTTAGTCCTAATTACAAAGCGGCTGAAATATTACTTAATGACCTGGAAGGTAAATTGAGTAGAACAAATGCATCTTCTTTTGAGCTTTCTGTAAACATTCCAATTAAAACCTTTCTTAAAGAAGAGCCTGCATTTGGAAAAGTGATATTAAAGCATTTGTATCAAAAAGAAAATATTTCTAAAGAGATTCCTGTTACTTTGGTGCTTTGTAAAGAGGAAGATGCTAATTTAGTTTATCAATTGGTAAAGCATGACGATTTTCAGCTAGTTTTTGAACACGATATTCAGTCTATGTATTCGGCTATACAAAACTTGGCTGTACAATCATTCATTCTATATAATATTCCTTTTACACACGAATGTGAACAATTACTTAAGCATCATAAAGTTCAGCAATTTCCGGTTATCTATATAGCAGAACAAGTTGATTTTATTTTTGAAGAACAAGCGCTTGATGCAGGTATAAATACGGTAATACATCTTCCTGTAAGCGTCGATTTTATTCATAAAAAAATAATGGCATTAATACACCAATACCAATCGCAGTATCAATCTAAAATAGCAATATTGCGTAATAATTTAGAGAAGAAACCAATCTTAAATTTGCAAGAAAAAATTGTAAAACAAGGTATGGAAATTATTAAAAATCAATTAGGAAATTCAGAATTTAATGTTGACAAACTAATAACAGCGCTAGAGATATCACGTACTAAGTGTTACCGTGTTTTTAAAAAAGTGATGCACCAATCACCTTCAGACATCATTATGAATCTAAGGCTGCAAAAAGCAGAACAATTATTAGTCTTAGGACATCTGAATATTTCGGAAATAAGTTTTGAATGTGGTTTTAATGATCCTAAATACTTTAGCCGTCTTTTCAAAAAACATTTTGATGAGAGTCCGAAATCATTTCAAAAGCGAAAAACAAACAACGATATTCTTTAA
- a CDS encoding TonB-dependent receptor, with product MKKLTLLLTFVISITSMSWVQAQKTIEGVVLDDLKTPLPGANILIKGSAKGIFANFDGEFKIDVKIGDVLEVSFLGMKTKEVLIKNYNYLNILLDADASQLNEIVLIGYGSSKKGDLTSAISTVSNIKDIASRPVSNFADFLQGNVAGVTVMQQGGDPTSNASIVIRGFGSVNSEAPLTVVDGVPYYGPAINPNDIASVSILKDASAAAIYGAQAASGVIVIQTKRGKIGKPQISLDVYSGFQSASNLPTSLNAKQQADVYNLAADNGGTPRQSAHNATQNPWGQTTRTNWMDAIFRAASVYNVAANIRGASDKVNYMTSFNYNKKEGILLGTQSERYSFRVKNDFKLTDKVTVGENIYFSNTQATGTNTSSGYSGAIISALYMPSAAPVYDNEEMFHGVVPYSLSKFAGAYGDVYNPVSLLLRPTVENPVSFINANVFLDYKIIDGLKFKTTYSFNRTNESYKGFFPKRPELGRTSLENSLTQSSSILNRWVWDNQLSYTKSFGNHNLNLTAIYSAQFSDYEYEVATGKGFSSEAPFNQYIKNASEITSYSSSAHEDALTSAIGRAMYNYNGKYFVSGSIRRDETSRLAQGNQSDVFPAASFGWKISKEDFFNIEAINSLKMRASWGQIGNINSVGYYSFDVPLGGQTLIIGEDGLENDKGVYAKKQSNPNLTWETSESIDIGLDATLFNNKLSLTLDYFEKTTKGMILPGLEDAHQGISAADVNGGEVKNTGLEIAASYTDAIGDFNFTINGNASTLKNELINLKGYNNSNINYVAHDDNVRSVLTPYRSVVGRELFSNHLIPYLGIFQSQSEIDAHAKNGNLIQPYAVPGDLKFQDTNGDGSINDDDKVFMDSYQPDLTYSFGLNLDYKGFDLGMVLQGVAGVKAFNGYKYVAYNASLQGYNLDNSVLNAWSDTNTASTIPRISTKDNNNNFGTTSSWYLEDASYLRLKNITMGYTMPKDVLNTDLRIFISAENIFTVTNYSGIDPEVGGKGLDVAKYPLSKTFTIGLSLKL from the coding sequence ATGAAAAAATTAACTTTATTACTAACTTTTGTAATTAGTATAACCTCTATGTCTTGGGTTCAGGCTCAAAAAACGATAGAAGGTGTTGTGCTAGATGACTTAAAAACTCCTTTACCAGGAGCAAATATTCTAATTAAAGGTTCGGCAAAAGGAATCTTCGCTAATTTTGATGGAGAATTTAAAATTGATGTTAAAATTGGAGACGTTTTAGAAGTGTCCTTTTTAGGAATGAAAACAAAAGAAGTTCTCATTAAAAATTATAATTATCTAAACATCTTATTAGATGCGGATGCTTCTCAATTAAATGAAATTGTTTTAATTGGTTATGGTTCTTCTAAAAAAGGAGATTTAACATCTGCTATTTCTACCGTTAGTAACATTAAAGATATTGCTTCCAGACCCGTTTCTAACTTTGCTGATTTCTTACAAGGAAACGTTGCTGGTGTTACTGTAATGCAGCAAGGAGGAGACCCTACCTCTAATGCGAGTATAGTAATAAGAGGCTTTGGCTCTGTTAATTCAGAAGCTCCATTAACAGTAGTAGACGGTGTGCCTTATTACGGACCAGCAATTAACCCTAATGACATTGCTTCGGTTTCTATTTTAAAGGATGCGTCGGCTGCTGCTATTTATGGTGCTCAGGCAGCTTCTGGGGTTATTGTTATTCAAACTAAAAGAGGAAAAATTGGAAAACCACAAATAAGTCTAGATGTCTATTCTGGTTTTCAAAGTGCATCAAATTTACCAACATCTTTAAACGCCAAACAGCAAGCAGATGTTTATAATTTAGCTGCTGATAATGGTGGTACTCCAAGACAATCTGCCCATAATGCGACTCAAAACCCTTGGGGACAAACAACAAGAACAAATTGGATGGACGCTATCTTTAGAGCAGCGAGTGTATATAATGTTGCTGCAAATATAAGAGGTGCTTCTGATAAAGTGAATTATATGACTTCTTTCAACTACAATAAGAAAGAAGGTATTTTATTAGGTACACAATCTGAAAGATACTCTTTTCGTGTAAAAAATGATTTTAAATTAACAGATAAAGTTACTGTAGGTGAAAATATCTATTTTTCTAATACACAAGCCACAGGAACCAATACCTCTAGTGGTTATTCAGGTGCTATTATTAGTGCATTATACATGCCGTCTGCTGCTCCTGTTTACGATAATGAAGAAATGTTTCATGGTGTAGTTCCTTATAGCTTATCAAAATTTGCAGGGGCTTATGGAGATGTTTACAATCCTGTGTCATTGTTATTAAGACCAACAGTAGAAAACCCAGTTTCTTTTATAAATGCAAATGTGTTTTTAGATTATAAAATTATTGATGGTCTAAAATTTAAAACAACATATTCTTTTAATAGAACGAATGAAAGCTACAAAGGTTTTTTTCCTAAAAGACCAGAGTTAGGTAGAACTAGTCTAGAAAACTCATTAACACAAAGTAGTAGTATTCTTAATAGATGGGTTTGGGACAACCAATTGTCTTACACTAAATCTTTTGGAAACCATAATTTAAACCTAACAGCTATTTATTCTGCTCAATTTAGTGATTATGAATATGAAGTTGCAACAGGTAAAGGTTTTAGTAGTGAAGCTCCTTTTAATCAATATATAAAAAATGCTTCAGAAATAACCAGTTACAGTTCAAGTGCTCACGAAGATGCACTAACATCTGCAATAGGTAGAGCGATGTATAATTACAACGGAAAATATTTTGTAAGCGGAAGTATTCGTAGAGATGAAACTTCTAGATTAGCGCAAGGAAACCAATCAGACGTGTTTCCAGCAGCATCATTTGGTTGGAAAATTTCTAAAGAAGATTTCTTTAATATTGAAGCAATTAATAGTTTAAAAATGAGAGCTTCTTGGGGACAGATTGGTAACATTAATTCTGTAGGTTACTATTCTTTTGATGTGCCTTTAGGAGGTCAAACACTAATTATTGGAGAAGATGGTTTAGAGAATGACAAAGGAGTTTATGCTAAAAAGCAATCAAACCCAAATTTAACATGGGAAACATCTGAGTCTATAGATATTGGTTTAGACGCTACACTTTTTAATAATAAGTTGTCATTAACCTTAGATTATTTCGAAAAAACTACAAAAGGCATGATATTGCCTGGTTTAGAAGATGCACACCAAGGTATATCTGCTGCAGATGTAAATGGAGGTGAAGTTAAAAACACAGGTTTAGAAATTGCTGCTAGCTATACCGATGCTATTGGAGACTTCAACTTCACAATTAATGGAAACGCATCTACTCTTAAAAATGAGTTGATAAATCTAAAAGGATACAATAATAGTAACATAAATTATGTAGCTCATGATGATAATGTTAGAAGTGTTTTAACGCCCTACAGATCTGTAGTAGGTAGAGAATTGTTTTCTAATCACTTAATACCCTATTTAGGTATTTTTCAATCTCAGTCAGAAATAGATGCACATGCTAAAAACGGAAACCTTATACAACCGTATGCTGTACCTGGAGATTTAAAATTTCAGGATACCAATGGAGATGGTAGTATTAATGATGACGATAAGGTGTTTATGGATAGTTATCAGCCAGATTTAACATACAGTTTTGGTCTTAATCTAGATTATAAAGGCTTTGATCTTGGTATGGTATTGCAAGGTGTTGCAGGCGTAAAAGCATTTAATGGTTATAAATATGTTGCTTATAACGCGTCATTACAAGGATATAACTTAGATAATAGCGTTTTAAATGCTTGGTCAGATACTAATACAGCTTCAACAATTCCGAGAATATCTACAAAAGACAACAACAATAATTTTGGCACAACCTCTAGCTGGTATTTAGAAGACGCATCTTACTTAAGACTTAAAAATATAACAATGGGGTATACAATGCCAAAAGATGTTCTAAATACAGATTTACGCATTTTCATTTCAGCAGAAAACATATTTACCGTTACTAATTATTCTGGTATAGATCCAGAAGTAGGTGGTAAAGGATTAGATGTGGCTAAATATCCTTTGTCTAAAACATTTACAATAGGCTTGTCTTTAAAGTTATAA